The following are encoded in a window of Mustela nigripes isolate SB6536 chromosome 1, MUSNIG.SB6536, whole genome shotgun sequence genomic DNA:
- the NXF1 gene encoding nuclear RNA export factor 1 produces MADEGKSYNEHDDRVSFPQRRKKGRGPFRWKYGEGNRRSGRGGSGIRSSRLEEDDRDVAMSDAQDVPRIRHNPYPSRPNRRGDSWHDRDRIHVTVRRDRTLPERGGAGTSQDGTSRNWFKITIPYGRKYDKSWLLNVIQSKCNVPFTPIEFHYENTRAQFFVEDASTASALKAVNYKILDQENRRISIIINSSAPPHSVQNELKPEQVEQLKLIMSKRYDGSQQALDLKGLRSDPDLVAQNIDVVLNRRNCMAAALRIIEENIPELLSLNLSNNRLYRLDDMSSLVQKAPSLKILNLSGNELKSERELDRIKGLKLEELWLDGNPLCDTFRDQSTYISAIRERFPKLLRLDGHELPPPIAFDVEAPTMLPPCKGSYFGTETLKSLVLHFLQQYYAVYDSGDRQRLLDAYHDGACCSLSIPFTPQNPARSNLAEYFKDSRNVKKLKDPTLRFRLLKHTRLNVVAFLNELPKTQHDVNSFVVDISAQTSTLLCFSVNGVFKEVDGKSRDSLRAFTRTFVAVPASNSGLCIVNDELFVRNASPDEIQRAFAMPAPTPSSSPVPTLSPEQQEMLQAFSTQSGMNLEWSQKCLQDNNWDYTISAQAFTHLKAKGEIPEVAFMK; encoded by the exons ATGGCGGACGAGGGGAAGTCCTACAACG AGCACGATGACCGCGTTAGTTTccctcaaagaagaaagaaaggccGGGGTCCTTTCCGGTGGAAGTATGGTGAAGGGAACCGTAGGTCTGGAAGAGGAGGGTCTGGCATTCGATCTTCCCGCCTGGAGGAAGATGACAGAGATGTGGCAATGAGTGATGCCCAAGATGTTCCCCGAATACGACA CAACCCCTATCCTTCCCGACCCAACCGTCGAGGTGACAGTTGGCACGATCGAGATCGCATTCATGTTACTGTGCGGAGAGACAGAACTCttccagagagaggaggagctggCACCAGCCAGGATGGGACCTCAAGAAACTGGTTTAAGATTACA ATTCCCTATGGCAGAAAGTACGACAAGTCGTGGCTCCTGAACGTGATTCAGAGCAAGTGCAATGTCCCTTTCACCCCCATTGAG TTTCACTATGAAAACACACGGGCCCAGTTTTTTGTTGAAGATGCCAGTACTGCCTCTGCGTTGAAGGCCGTCAACTATAAGATTTTGGATCAGGAAAACAGAAGG ATATCGATAATCATCaactcctctgcccctccccattcggTACAGAATGAACTGAAGCCAGAACAGGTCGAGCAGCTAAAG CTAATCATGAGCAAACGATATGATGGCTCCCAGCAAGCGCTTGACCTCAAGGGGCTCCGTTCAGACCCAG ACTTGGTGGCCCAGAACATCGATGTTGTCCTGAACCGCAGGAACTGCATGGCGGCTGCGCTGCGAATCATTGAGGAGAACATCCCTGAG CTTTTGTCCTTGAACTTGAGCAACAACAGGCTGTACAGGCTGGATGACATGTCCAGCCTTGTGCAGAAAGCACCCAGCCTGAAGATCCTCAACCTCTCCGGGAATGAG TTGAAGTCTGAGAGGGAGTTGGACAGGATAAAAGGTCTGAAGCTGGAAGAGCTGTGGCTCGACGGAAACCCACTGTGCGACACCTTCCGAGACCAGTCTACCTACATCAG CGCCATTCGAGAACGATTTCCCAAGTTATTACGCCTG GACGGCCATGAGTTACCCCCGCCAATTGCCTTTGATGTCGAAGCCCCCACAATGTTGCCGCCCTGCAAG GGAAGCTACTTTGGAACAGAGACCCTGAAGAGTCTGGTCCTGCACTTCCTGCAGCA GTACTATGCCGTGTACGACTCCGGGGACCGGCAGCGGCTCCTGGATGCCTACCACGATGGGGCCTGCTGCTCCCTCAGCATTCCTTTCACCCCCCAGAACCCTGCCCG AAGCAACCTGGCCGAGTACTTCAAGGATAGCAGGAATGTGAAGAAACTCAAAGACCCAA CCCTGCGGTTCCGGCTGCTGAAGCACACACGACTTAACGTCGTGGCCTTCCTCAATGAGCTGCCCAAAACCCAGCACGACGTCAACTCCTTTGTGGTAGACATAAGCGCGCAGACG AGTACGTTGCTGTGTTTTTCTGTCAACGGGGTCTTCAAAGAAG TGGACGGAAAGTCTCGGGATTCTTTGCGAGCCTTCACCCGGACGTTTGTGGCTGTTCCTGCCAGTAACTCAGG GCTGTGCATCGTAAACGACGAGCTGTTTGTGCGGAACGCCAGCCCTGACGAGATCCAGAGAGCCTTCGCCATGCCCGCACCCACCCCTTCCTCCAGCCCAGTGCCCACCCTGTCCCCAGAGCAGCAGGAGATGCTGCAGGCGTTCTCTACCCAGTCTGGCATGAACCTGGAGTGGTCCCAGAA GTGCCTTCAGGACAATAACTGGGACTATACCATATCTGCCCAGGCCTTTACTCATCTCAAG gCCAAGGGTGAGATCCCAGAAGTGGCGTTTATGAAGTGA
- the TMEM223 gene encoding transmembrane protein 223 → MAALGRRWSARVFLALRPLHDAAPPRDVLLFQHERSRFFAVLGLFCAGQGVFWASLAVAALARPPARALPPDGEPAERGRLDLRSAFWRYGLAVGCGAIGTLVLGAGLLFSLRSVRSVMLRAGGKQVTLTTHAPFGLGAHFTVPLNQVSCMAHRGEVPAMLPLKIKGRRFYFLLDKAGHFPNTKLFDNTVGAYRSL, encoded by the exons ATGGCTGCATTGGGGAGGCGGTGGTCTGCTCGGGTGTTCCTTGCACTGCGGCCGCTGCACGACGCGGCTCCACCTCGGGACGTCCTGCTCTTCCAGCATGAACGGAGCCGCTTCTTCGCCGTCCTCGGGCTGTTCTGCGCCGGCCAGGGCGTCTTCTGGGCCTCCCTGGCTGTGGCAGCCTTGGCCCGACCCCCAGCCCGCGCGCTGCCTCCAGACGGGGAGCCCGCAGAGCGCGGCCGCCTGGACCTGCGCTCTGCATTCTGGCGCTACGGCCTGGCCGTCGGCTGCGGTGCCATCG GTACCCTGGTACTCGGTGCTggtcttctcttctccctccgtTCTGTGCGTTCAGTGATGCTGCGGGCTGGAGGAAAGCAGGTGACCCTCACCACTCATGCCCCCTTTGGCTTGGGTGCTCACTTCACCGTCCCTTTGAACCAGGTTTCCTGCATGGCCCACCGTGGTGAAGTTCCTGCTATGTTGCCTCTGAAGATCAAAGGCCGGCGCTTCTACTTCCTCTTAGACAAAGCTGGACACTTCCCCAACACAAAACTCTTCGACAATACTGTGGGTGCCTACCGCAGCTTGTGA
- the TMEM179B gene encoding transmembrane protein 179B isoform X1, with the protein MRRGLGGWLPGGGGAMALPWLQRFELLLFTAAFLCGAVAAATLTRTQGSFSGRCPLYGVATLNGSSLALGQPSAPSLCYFVAGVSGLLALYCLLLLLFWVYSSCIEDSHRGPIGLCIALVISAIAIFLVLVAACILRFGTRSLCKSIVSLNITISCSEAQKIPWTPPGTALQFYSNLHNAETSSWVNLVLWCVVLVLQVVQWKSEATPYRPLERGDPEWSSETDALVGPRPSHS; encoded by the exons ATGAGGCGGGGCTTGGGCGGTTGGCTTCCTGGTGGCGGGGGCGCCATGGCGCTACCCTGGCTGCAGCGCTTCGAGCTCTTGCTCTTCACCGCCGCCTTCCTGTGCGGAGCTGTGGCGGCCGCGACGCTGACCCGGACCCAG GGCTCCTTCAGTGGCCGCTGTCCCCTGTATGGTGTGGCCACCCTGAATGGCTCCTCCCTGGCCTTAGGCCAACCCTCGGCCCCATCCCTCTGCTACTTTGTGGCAGGGGTCTCTGGCCTCCTGGCCCTCTACtgtctcctgcttctgctcttctgGGTCTACAGCAGCTGCATTGAGGACTCCCACAG AGGCCCGATAGGGCTCTGCATAGCACTGGTCATCTCAGCTATAGCCATCTTCCTGGTCTTAGTGGCTGCCTGTATCCTTCGATTTGGCACCCGTTCTCTCTGCAAATCCATCGTCTCCCTGAACATTACAATTAG CTGCTCTGAAGCCCAGAAAATTCCATGGACACCCCCTGGAACCGCCCTGCAGTTTTACTCCAACCTACACAATGCTGAA ACCTCTTCTTGGGTGAATCTGGTATTGTGGTGTGTGGTCTTGGTGCTTCAGGTGGTGCAGTGGAAGTCCGAAGCCACCCCATACCGGCCTCTGGAGCGGGGTGACCCTGAGTGGAGCTCTGAGACAGATGCTCTGGTTGGGCCACGCCCTTCTCATTCCTGA
- the TMEM179B gene encoding transmembrane protein 179B isoform X2 — translation MRRGLGGWLPGGGGAMALPWLQRFELLLFTAAFLCGAVAAATLTRTQGSFSGRCPLYGVATLNGSSLALGQPSAPSLCYFVAGVSGLLALYCLLLLLFWVYSSCIEDSHRGPIGLCIALVISAIAIFLVLVAACILRFGTRSLCKSIVSLNITISCSEAQKIPWTPPGTALQFYSNLHNAEVRSRDVKD, via the exons ATGAGGCGGGGCTTGGGCGGTTGGCTTCCTGGTGGCGGGGGCGCCATGGCGCTACCCTGGCTGCAGCGCTTCGAGCTCTTGCTCTTCACCGCCGCCTTCCTGTGCGGAGCTGTGGCGGCCGCGACGCTGACCCGGACCCAG GGCTCCTTCAGTGGCCGCTGTCCCCTGTATGGTGTGGCCACCCTGAATGGCTCCTCCCTGGCCTTAGGCCAACCCTCGGCCCCATCCCTCTGCTACTTTGTGGCAGGGGTCTCTGGCCTCCTGGCCCTCTACtgtctcctgcttctgctcttctgGGTCTACAGCAGCTGCATTGAGGACTCCCACAG AGGCCCGATAGGGCTCTGCATAGCACTGGTCATCTCAGCTATAGCCATCTTCCTGGTCTTAGTGGCTGCCTGTATCCTTCGATTTGGCACCCGTTCTCTCTGCAAATCCATCGTCTCCCTGAACATTACAATTAG CTGCTCTGAAGCCCAGAAAATTCCATGGACACCCCCTGGAACCGCCCTGCAGTTTTACTCCAACCTACACAATGCTGAAGTGAGGTCCCGGGATGTGAAAGACTG A
- the TAF6L gene encoding TAF6-like RNA polymerase II p300/CBP-associated factor-associated factor 65 kDa subunit 6L isoform X1, whose amino-acid sequence MQSSSGAMSEREERRFVEIPRESVRLMAESTGLELSDEVAALLAEDVCYRLREATQNSSQFMKHTKRRKLTVEDFNRALRWSSVEAVCGYGSQEALPLRPAREGELYFPEDREVNLVELALATNIPKGCAETAVRVHVSYLDGKGNLAPQGSVPSAVSSLTDDLLKYYQQVTRAVLGDDPQLMKIALQDLQTNSKIAALLPYFVYVVSGVKSVSHDLEQLHRLLQVARSLVRNPHLCLGPYVRSLVGSVLYCVLEPLAASINPLNDHWTLRDGAALLLSHIFWTHGDLVSGLYQQILLSLQKVLADPVRPLCSHYGAVVGLHALGWKAVERVLYPHLSTYWTNLQAVLDDYSVSNAQVKADGHKVYGAILVAVERLLKMKAQAAEPNKSGLSGRGCRGSDDLPWDSLLLQESPSGGSSEPGFGSVLPLPPGGAGPEDPSPSVTLADIYRELYAFFGDSLATRFGTGQPAPSTPRPPGDKKEPAAAPDSVRKMPQLTANAMVSPQGDESPRGGGPAAASASAASESRPLPRVHRARGAPRQQGPGAGTRDVFQKSRFAPRGAPHFRFIIAGRQAGRRCRGRLFQTAFPAPYGPSPASRYVQKLPMIGRTGRPARRWALSDYSLYLPL is encoded by the exons ATGCAAAG CTCCAGCGGAGCCATGTCCGAGCGGGAAGAGCGGCGGTTTGTGGAGATCCCTCGGGAGTCGGTCCGGCTCATGGCAGAGAGCACGGGCCTGGAGCTGAGCGACGAGGTGGCGGCCCTGCTCGCGGAGGACGTGTGCTACCGGCTCAGAGAGGCCACACAG AATAGCTCACAGTTCATGAAACACACCAAACGGCGGAAGCTGACCGTCGAGGATTTCAACAGGGCTCTCCGATGGAGCAGCGTGGAG gcCGTGTGTGGTTATGGGTCCCAGGAGGCACTGCCCCTGCGCCCTGCCAGAGAGGGTGAGCTGTACTTCCCTGAGGACCGAGAGGTGAACCTGGTGGAGCTGGCCTTGGCCACCAACATCCCTAAAGGCTGTGCCGAGACAGCTGTGAGAG TTCATGTCTCCTACCTAGACGGCAAAGGGAACCTGGCCCCACAAGGATCAG TGCCCAGCGCGGTGTCTTCGCTGACTGATGACCTGCTCAAGTACTACCAACAAGTGACCCGGGCTGTGCTGGGGGATGATCCGCAGCTGATGAAG ATCGCTCTCCAGGACCTGCAGACTAACTCCAAGATAGCGGCCCTCCTGCCTTACTTTGTCTATGTGGTCAGTGGG GTGAAATCTGTCAGCCACGACCTGGAACAGCTGCACCGGCTCCTCCAAGTGGCTCGGAGCCTGGTTCGGAACCCACACTTGTGCTTGGGGCCATACGTTCGCTCCCTGGTAGGCAGTGTCCTCTACTGCGTCCTGGAGCCGCTGGCTGCCTCCATCAACCCTCTGAATGACCACTGGACTCTTCGGGATGGCGCCGCCCTCCTGCTCAGCCACATCTTCTG GACCCACGGGGACCTGGTGAGCGGCCTTTATCAGCAGATCCTGCTCTCCCTGCAGAAGGTCTTGGCAGACCCGGTGCGGCCTCTCTGCTCTCATTACGGGGCTGTGGTGGGGCTGCATGCCCTTGGCTGGAAG gCGGTGGAACGAGTCCTGTACCCACACCTGTCCACTTACTGGACAAATCTGCAGGCTGTGCTAGATGATTATTCCGTCTCTAACGCCCAGGTTAAAGCAGATGGGCACAAGGTTTACGGAGCCATTCTG GTGGCTGTGGAGCGACTGCTGAAGATGAAGGCCCAGGCAGCAGAGCCCAACAAGAGCGGCCTAAGCGGCAGGGGGTGCCGGGGCTCGGATGATCTCCCCTGGGACAGCCTCCTTCTGCAGGAGTCTCCCTCCGGGGGCAGCTCGGAGCCAGGCTTTGGGTCTGTCCTCCCGCTGCCGCCAGGAGGCGCGGGGCCGGAGGACCCTTCCCCATCGGTGACCCTGGCGGACATCTACCGGGAGCTGTACGCCTTCTTCGGGGACAGCCTGGCCACCCGCTTTGGCACCGGGCAGCCCGCACCCAGCACTCCGCGGCCGCCCGGGGACAAGAAGGAGCCGGCGGCCGCCCCGGACTCGGTGCGCAAGATGCCGCAGTTGACCGCCAACGCCATGGTCAGCCCGCAGGGCGACGAGAGCCCCCGCGGCGGCGGCCCCGCGGCAGCCTCTGCGTCCGCCGCCTCCGAGAGCCGGCCGCTGCCGCGCGTGCACCGGGCGCGGGGGGCGCCCCGGCAGCAGGGGCCCGGCGCCGGCACCCGCGACGTCTTCCAGAAGAGCCGCTTCGCCCCGCGCGGCGCCCCCCACTTCCGTTTCATCATTGCCGGGCGGCAGGCCGGGAGGCGGTGCCGCGGGCGCCTCTTCCAGACGGCCTTCCCCGCGCCATACGGGCCCAGCCCGGCCTCGCGCTACGTGCAGAAGCTGCCCATGATCGGCCGCACCGGCCGCCCGGCCCGCCGCTGGGCGCTCTCGGACTACTCGCTGTACCTTCCGCTTTGA
- the TAF6L gene encoding TAF6-like RNA polymerase II p300/CBP-associated factor-associated factor 65 kDa subunit 6L isoform X2, translating into MQSSSGAMSEREERRFVEIPRESVRLMAESTGLELSDEVAALLAEDVCYRLREATQNSSQFMKHTKRRKLTVEDFNRALRWSSVEAVCGYGSQEALPLRPAREGELYFPEDREVNLVELALATNIPKGCAETAVRVHVSYLDGKGNLAPQGSVPSAVSSLTDDLLKYYQQVTRAVLGDDPQLMKIALQDLQTNSKIAALLPYFVYVVKSVSHDLEQLHRLLQVARSLVRNPHLCLGPYVRSLVGSVLYCVLEPLAASINPLNDHWTLRDGAALLLSHIFWTHGDLVSGLYQQILLSLQKVLADPVRPLCSHYGAVVGLHALGWKAVERVLYPHLSTYWTNLQAVLDDYSVSNAQVKADGHKVYGAILVAVERLLKMKAQAAEPNKSGLSGRGCRGSDDLPWDSLLLQESPSGGSSEPGFGSVLPLPPGGAGPEDPSPSVTLADIYRELYAFFGDSLATRFGTGQPAPSTPRPPGDKKEPAAAPDSVRKMPQLTANAMVSPQGDESPRGGGPAAASASAASESRPLPRVHRARGAPRQQGPGAGTRDVFQKSRFAPRGAPHFRFIIAGRQAGRRCRGRLFQTAFPAPYGPSPASRYVQKLPMIGRTGRPARRWALSDYSLYLPL; encoded by the exons ATGCAAAG CTCCAGCGGAGCCATGTCCGAGCGGGAAGAGCGGCGGTTTGTGGAGATCCCTCGGGAGTCGGTCCGGCTCATGGCAGAGAGCACGGGCCTGGAGCTGAGCGACGAGGTGGCGGCCCTGCTCGCGGAGGACGTGTGCTACCGGCTCAGAGAGGCCACACAG AATAGCTCACAGTTCATGAAACACACCAAACGGCGGAAGCTGACCGTCGAGGATTTCAACAGGGCTCTCCGATGGAGCAGCGTGGAG gcCGTGTGTGGTTATGGGTCCCAGGAGGCACTGCCCCTGCGCCCTGCCAGAGAGGGTGAGCTGTACTTCCCTGAGGACCGAGAGGTGAACCTGGTGGAGCTGGCCTTGGCCACCAACATCCCTAAAGGCTGTGCCGAGACAGCTGTGAGAG TTCATGTCTCCTACCTAGACGGCAAAGGGAACCTGGCCCCACAAGGATCAG TGCCCAGCGCGGTGTCTTCGCTGACTGATGACCTGCTCAAGTACTACCAACAAGTGACCCGGGCTGTGCTGGGGGATGATCCGCAGCTGATGAAG ATCGCTCTCCAGGACCTGCAGACTAACTCCAAGATAGCGGCCCTCCTGCCTTACTTTGTCTATGTG GTGAAATCTGTCAGCCACGACCTGGAACAGCTGCACCGGCTCCTCCAAGTGGCTCGGAGCCTGGTTCGGAACCCACACTTGTGCTTGGGGCCATACGTTCGCTCCCTGGTAGGCAGTGTCCTCTACTGCGTCCTGGAGCCGCTGGCTGCCTCCATCAACCCTCTGAATGACCACTGGACTCTTCGGGATGGCGCCGCCCTCCTGCTCAGCCACATCTTCTG GACCCACGGGGACCTGGTGAGCGGCCTTTATCAGCAGATCCTGCTCTCCCTGCAGAAGGTCTTGGCAGACCCGGTGCGGCCTCTCTGCTCTCATTACGGGGCTGTGGTGGGGCTGCATGCCCTTGGCTGGAAG gCGGTGGAACGAGTCCTGTACCCACACCTGTCCACTTACTGGACAAATCTGCAGGCTGTGCTAGATGATTATTCCGTCTCTAACGCCCAGGTTAAAGCAGATGGGCACAAGGTTTACGGAGCCATTCTG GTGGCTGTGGAGCGACTGCTGAAGATGAAGGCCCAGGCAGCAGAGCCCAACAAGAGCGGCCTAAGCGGCAGGGGGTGCCGGGGCTCGGATGATCTCCCCTGGGACAGCCTCCTTCTGCAGGAGTCTCCCTCCGGGGGCAGCTCGGAGCCAGGCTTTGGGTCTGTCCTCCCGCTGCCGCCAGGAGGCGCGGGGCCGGAGGACCCTTCCCCATCGGTGACCCTGGCGGACATCTACCGGGAGCTGTACGCCTTCTTCGGGGACAGCCTGGCCACCCGCTTTGGCACCGGGCAGCCCGCACCCAGCACTCCGCGGCCGCCCGGGGACAAGAAGGAGCCGGCGGCCGCCCCGGACTCGGTGCGCAAGATGCCGCAGTTGACCGCCAACGCCATGGTCAGCCCGCAGGGCGACGAGAGCCCCCGCGGCGGCGGCCCCGCGGCAGCCTCTGCGTCCGCCGCCTCCGAGAGCCGGCCGCTGCCGCGCGTGCACCGGGCGCGGGGGGCGCCCCGGCAGCAGGGGCCCGGCGCCGGCACCCGCGACGTCTTCCAGAAGAGCCGCTTCGCCCCGCGCGGCGCCCCCCACTTCCGTTTCATCATTGCCGGGCGGCAGGCCGGGAGGCGGTGCCGCGGGCGCCTCTTCCAGACGGCCTTCCCCGCGCCATACGGGCCCAGCCCGGCCTCGCGCTACGTGCAGAAGCTGCCCATGATCGGCCGCACCGGCCGCCCGGCCCGCCGCTGGGCGCTCTCGGACTACTCGCTGTACCTTCCGCTTTGA
- the POLR2G gene encoding DNA-directed RNA polymerase II subunit RPB7, protein MFYHISLEHEILLHPRYFGPNLLNTVKQKLFTEVEGTCTGKYGFVIAVTTIDNIGAGVIQPGRGFVLYPVKYKAIVFRPFKGEVVDAVVTQVNKVGLFTEIGPMSCFISRHSIPSEMEFDPNSNPPCYKTMDEDIVIQQDDEIRLKIVGTRVDKNDIFAIGSLMDDYLGLVS, encoded by the exons ATGTTCTATCAC ATCTCCCTGGAGCACGAGATCCTGCTGCACCCGCGCTACTTCGGCCCCAACCTGCTCAACACCGTAAAGCAGAAGCTCTTCACGGAGGTGGAGGGGACTTGCACCGGCAA GTATGGCTTTGTAATCGCTGTCACCACCATTGACAATATTGGCGCTGGTGTGATCCAGCCAGGCCGAGGATTTGTTCTTTATCCGGTGAAGTACAAGGCCATTGTCTTCCGGCCCTTTAAAGGGGAGGTTGTGGATGCTGTTGTCACTCAGGTCAACAAG GTGGGGCTCTTCACAGAAATTGGACCTATGTCCTGCTTCATCTCCCGACAT TCCATCCCATCAGAGATGGAGTTCGACCCCAACTCCAACCCACCGTGTTACAAGACAATGGatgag GACATTGTGATTCAGCAGGACGATGAGATCCGCTTGAAGATTGTGGGGACCCGTGTGGACAAGAATGACATT TTTGCTATTGGCTCTCTGATGGACGACTACTTGG GGCTTGTGAGCTGA